From Paludisphaera rhizosphaerae, the proteins below share one genomic window:
- a CDS encoding ABC transporter permease subunit/CPBP intramembrane protease, with product MNWSNVWQIFVREGLDQLRDRRTLFMVVVFPILLYPLIGAGVLQFAAALQEKPRRVVIVGADRLPKDPPLLNAEGTGFNPALFDSPAEAARLEVERVPDSGEWADDAVRGRAVRDGLASAVMVIPPDLPEQFKARADAAIPIHYKSVDETSKITYLRLREALDRWKGGIVEERRKEDKLPEGYAKPIDVIPQDVATRQEIGGNVWGRIFPFLLVIMALTGAFYPAVDLCAGEKERGTMETLLISPAGRAEIVLGKFLAVLAASVTTAVLNLLSMGLTGLQMARRAVGFGGEDSASSAAAALAPPTLQSALWMIVLLIPLAAFFSAVCLAVAAMARSMKEGQYYMTPLYLICLPLIFLTMTPGIELNAFYSLVPVTGAALLLRALIVGDYATGFRYFIPVLVPTVIYAWLALRWAVEQFQDEEVLFRESERFNLVQWVKATIRDRGPRPSASQAVLCFALVITASWLFAQASLTAGSTSGLGAVAIGQLLILLVPTAMAFLLTTDPLGTLRLRSTDARYFALAAATAVAVNPLTAELSRLVEWAFPLSDATKAVFNSLLQGETPLLLAVLLFALTPAVCEEVAFRGFILSGLKTGRRPYSAIVLSALLFALLHVFLSLFQQFFNAAILGVFLGLLAVRSRSLLPGVLFHALNNGFAVALGAWVGLLKRMGAAGAVYRDAEHGLYQFPWVIVAAASAAALFLYLWRFDRPKIEGAG from the coding sequence ATGAACTGGTCGAACGTCTGGCAGATCTTCGTCCGCGAGGGGCTCGACCAGCTCCGAGACCGCCGCACGCTCTTCATGGTGGTCGTTTTTCCGATCCTGCTGTACCCCCTGATCGGCGCGGGGGTGCTCCAGTTCGCGGCCGCCTTGCAGGAGAAGCCGCGCCGGGTGGTGATCGTCGGCGCCGACCGCTTGCCGAAAGACCCCCCGCTGCTGAACGCCGAGGGGACGGGCTTCAACCCGGCCCTCTTCGACAGTCCCGCCGAGGCCGCCCGCCTGGAGGTTGAACGCGTCCCCGACTCCGGCGAATGGGCCGACGACGCGGTCCGAGGGCGAGCGGTTCGCGACGGCCTGGCCTCGGCCGTGATGGTGATCCCGCCGGACCTTCCGGAGCAATTCAAGGCCCGGGCCGACGCGGCGATTCCGATCCACTACAAGAGCGTCGACGAGACCAGCAAGATCACCTACCTCCGTCTTCGCGAGGCTCTCGACCGCTGGAAGGGCGGGATCGTCGAGGAACGCCGCAAGGAAGACAAGCTGCCCGAAGGCTACGCCAAGCCGATCGACGTCATCCCGCAGGACGTGGCCACGAGGCAGGAGATCGGCGGCAACGTCTGGGGGCGGATCTTCCCCTTCCTTCTGGTCATCATGGCCCTCACCGGAGCTTTCTACCCGGCCGTCGACCTCTGCGCCGGCGAGAAGGAGCGGGGGACCATGGAGACCCTCCTCATCAGCCCCGCTGGTCGCGCTGAGATCGTCCTGGGCAAGTTCCTGGCGGTGCTCGCCGCCAGCGTGACGACGGCCGTGTTGAACCTGCTGAGCATGGGCCTCACCGGCTTGCAGATGGCCCGGCGGGCCGTCGGTTTCGGCGGCGAAGACTCGGCGAGCAGCGCCGCCGCGGCGCTCGCCCCGCCGACCTTGCAGTCGGCCCTCTGGATGATCGTCCTGCTGATCCCGCTGGCCGCCTTCTTCAGCGCGGTCTGCCTGGCGGTCGCGGCGATGGCCCGCAGCATGAAGGAGGGGCAGTATTACATGACCCCTCTCTACCTGATCTGCCTGCCGCTGATCTTCCTGACGATGACGCCGGGCATCGAGTTGAACGCCTTCTACAGCCTGGTCCCCGTGACCGGTGCGGCCCTCCTGCTGAGGGCGCTCATCGTGGGCGACTACGCCACGGGGTTCCGTTACTTCATCCCCGTGCTGGTGCCGACGGTCATCTACGCCTGGCTGGCGTTGCGCTGGGCCGTCGAGCAGTTCCAGGATGAGGAGGTGCTGTTCCGTGAATCCGAGCGGTTCAACCTGGTGCAGTGGGTCAAGGCGACGATCCGCGACCGGGGGCCTCGGCCGTCGGCCTCGCAGGCGGTGCTCTGCTTCGCGCTGGTGATCACGGCCTCGTGGTTGTTCGCCCAGGCGTCCTTGACGGCCGGCTCGACGAGCGGGCTGGGGGCGGTGGCCATCGGCCAACTGCTGATCCTGCTCGTGCCGACCGCGATGGCCTTTTTGCTGACCACCGACCCGCTGGGGACTCTTCGTCTCCGCTCGACGGACGCTCGCTACTTCGCCCTGGCCGCCGCGACGGCCGTGGCGGTGAACCCGCTGACGGCCGAGTTGAGCCGGCTGGTCGAATGGGCTTTCCCGCTCTCCGACGCGACCAAGGCCGTCTTCAACTCGCTCCTCCAGGGCGAGACTCCGCTGTTGCTGGCCGTCCTGCTGTTCGCCCTGACGCCGGCCGTCTGCGAAGAGGTCGCGTTCCGGGGCTTCATCCTGTCGGGACTGAAGACGGGGAGGCGGCCCTACTCGGCAATCGTCCTCTCGGCGCTCCTGTTCGCGTTGCTTCACGTGTTCCTGAGTCTCTTCCAGCAGTTCTTCAACGCGGCGATCCTGGGCGTCTTCCTGGGCCTGCTGGCCGTCCGCAGCCGAAGCCTCTTGCCGGGCGTGCTGTTCCACGCCCTGAACAACGG